From Zerene cesonia ecotype Mississippi unplaced genomic scaffold, Zerene_cesonia_1.1 Zces_u003, whole genome shotgun sequence, a single genomic window includes:
- the LOC119838531 gene encoding uncharacterized protein LOC119838531 gives MSGFKALRDISKQFENELKLHSSNLFCAKVDESFENVVAKKIRDISLITSKLRLLQAKTISATPQIKETSKDEITTINDYTETITWKLIEQQIVKTLMQTHSVKTLVTAPDRSLDPELLERKEKLIAQVTEYSQKERTLLHLDGILKEREMQLLEAREEWDRVFGDLKDNQNVPRSEERATGPLHKKTPNVSRQNGTDALGYFKTGDVTNQRLRLGCGSTQAAESTSSYEAVSHRTFLH, from the exons ATGTCTGGTTTTAAAGCTTTACGTGATATAAGTAAACAGTTTGAAAATGAATTGAAACTTCACTCTTCAAATCTATTTTGCGCTAAAGTTGATGAAAGTTTCGAAAATGTTGTCGCTAAGAAAATACGAGATATTTCATTAATCACATCAAAACTACGATTGTTACAGGCCAAAACAATATCAG CAACACCGCAAATAAAGGAGACAAGCAAAGATGAAATCACAACTATTAACGACTATACAGAGACAATAACATGGAAACTTATTGAACAGCAAATTGTAAAGACTTTAATGCAAACACATTCAGTTAAAACCCTAGTCACTGCTCCTGATAGAAGCTTAGACCCGGAGTTGCTGGAAAGAAAaga GAAACTCATAGCCCAGGTAACAGAATACAGCCAGAAAGAGAGGACCCTATTACATTTAGATGGGATATTGAAAGAGAGAGAGATGCAACTATTGGAAGCTAGAGAAGAGTGGGACAGAGTGTTCGGTGATTTAAAGGACAACCAGAATGTTCCGAGGAGTGAGGAAAGAGCGACTGGGCCTCTT cataaa AAAACTCCAAACGTTAGTCGACAAAATGGAACTGATGCGCTGGGTTATTTCAAAACTGGTGACGTCACGAACCAGCGACTACGACTGGGCTGCGGATCCACACAGGCGGCTGAAAGCACTAGCTCTTACGAGGCAGTGTCACACCGTACATTCCTTCACTGA